The Caproicibacterium amylolyticum genome includes the window GGCTTTACGGCTATCTTCTGTCCTTTGGCTCGGCACTAGAAGTTTTAGAGCCGGAACATATTCGCAGACGGCTGGCAGAAGAAAGCCAAAAAATTTTGCAGAAGAATCAATAACCTGACGTACGATGTCAGGTTATTTTTGGTAAGATGACCTCAGAAACAAAAATAATCACATTTTCAGGAGGTCTTTTTGTAATGGAAGAAAAATTTTGTCAGTCCTGCGGAATGCCAATGGGTGAAACCGACGAGTTCTATGGAACCGAAGCCGACGGCAGCAAGAGTAAAGATTACTGCAAATACTGTTACGACAAAGGTACATTTACAGCCAACAGTACGATGGATGAAATGATCGAATTCTGCATGCCGATTATGGCAAAAGAAAATCCGGATATGAACGAAGCCACTGCACGCAGCATGATGAAACAGTTTTTTCCCACACTAAAACGCTGGAAAACAGGCAAAGCTTGACAGCAAAAACCGAGCCGGCAGCAAAAACGCTGTCGGCTCGGTTTATTTTATTTAGGAAGCTTATTTAGTTCTTTCTTTTTGCGTTCCCGTATCTGCACAAATTCAAGCAGGTAGTAGGTCCCTGCTGCATACATGCCCATAATAGGAATGTAGTCCCGGAACAACAGCGGCAGCGAATCAGCTTCTTCCATCGGCTGTTTTTCCCGTTCATCTGCTGAAGTTGCATACTTTGACTGGTAAGCAGTTGTTGCCTCCTGTGCCTGCTGCTGTCCGACACTGCACTGCGGGCTTGTCAGCGGACAATGTCTGCCGCAGCCAGTGCATGTCAGTGAACCAAGATATTCCTCTAATGTGCCGCTTTCTGCTGTCGGCGTGCTGACAGTGCTGGAGTCTTTTCCCTCCTGACTGCTGCTTTCCGAACTGGAAACTGTTTCGCCATTCTGGTTCTGATAATATGCAGAAGCCTGCTGCGCCTGTGAAGTACCGGTACCACACTGCGGGCTTATCAGCGGGCAGTGTTTGCCGCAGCCGGTGCAGGTAAGCCTGCCAAGAAAATCCTCTTCCGATTCGCCGCTTTGTATCGGCGTATCAGAAAAACTTCTTTCCACTGTTTCACCCTTGTGCACATTCATTTTCTGGTAGAGCACCGTTTGCTGCTTTGACTTTGCAGTCACAGTTGTACTGTCTGTTTCACCGCTTTGTGTCACATCCACACTGCTTTCCGGCAGACGGTACTTCCCTGCAATGTCCCGCGTAATACTGGCCCAAA containing:
- a CDS encoding zinc ribbon domain-containing protein — translated: MEEKFCQSCGMPMGETDEFYGTEADGSKSKDYCKYCYDKGTFTANSTMDEMIEFCMPIMAKENPDMNEATARSMMKQFFPTLKRWKTGKA
- a CDS encoding DUF4405 domain-containing protein, with protein sequence MNRKLALLLDAVMLTVMVILMGPGVTGIPWHEIIGTAVLVLFIVHCAVNAWWFRAAAKRRQGRRTFYSVLRQTVNFLLLADSVLLLVSSLMISHSVFAFLGLSGGTVWVYLHRVSAYTELILISVHLGLHWKMILAAMRQALHVQSTNKVLTMFWRICSLVLAVFGIWASITRDIAGKYRLPESSVDVTQSGETDSTTVTAKSKQQTVLYQKMNVHKGETVERSFSDTPIQSGESEEDFLGRLTCTGCGKHCPLISPQCGTGTSQAQQASAYYQNQNGETVSSSESSSQEGKDSSTVSTPTAESGTLEEYLGSLTCTGCGRHCPLTSPQCSVGQQQAQEATTAYQSKYATSADEREKQPMEEADSLPLLFRDYIPIMGMYAAGTYYLLEFVQIRERKKKELNKLPK